The stretch of DNA AAGCTGAGCCAGGCTCAGGGACCTGCAAGCTACCCAGAAAAGCTACGCCAGGCTCGGAAAAAGCTGAGCCAGGCTCAGGACGCAGAGTGATTTCGAGTTTTCTTGAGCAAAGGccaaataatcacttattttcacatataagcacttattatgacccaaaaacacacatacatcatttaccacatttatatatgatcaaaaaaacacttaagaaCAACTTGTTACCATCtataatcacttattttatgATTCAAGACTCATTTTTTACAAAACTCAAAATCTACTCataaatcccatttttcatgttataaaccccaaatgagtttgtattcaagtgtaacaaacatatctaaacacaaaaggacggttcatttcaccgatctaccatttttactacgaaaaagtaaagatttatcacttttactcaaaacacccaagaacacaatgttcttgagtttaatcctttataaatcctGTTTTTatccattagattcgttcatacatcatgttaaaagcatattaagcatgttatgaaccttagaatcgatttccattaagaaaatccatccaaaactaaaacgaaaatggggtggaggaagttcgggtgaggagaaatcgacattctccccttcctcgtatcacccacgaatatgaaatctactctcttacctggattcgaagaaaaactCGAAGATTGATCTTGAATGTCTCCCTttctcttgccctagctcctcaagctctcttccttctctctatctTCAAGAACCAAAAGAGAAATAATGAATTTCTCTCcccctcatggccatatgggcGCCCCACACTcccacacaaggcccattgggcctcaagcccaattggcttggcccaattacacgttaactcactctactcgcttaataactaaagtactcggtaaataacttaaagttactatcttacttaaaagccacgtcaccaaataattaaacacttaaatagtgaataataaatttgggtcgttacacttaacattacaaaagagtgttactagagaatatatataaaacctaatggactataaacaaacaggcccaataacataacctattattttattatctaacaatttGCACACAATCCGACTATCAAGTCAGTATGTGTTGAAGATGAGAAGCATTTAGAGTTATTTGTGATATGTCTGACCTAGATCATAAGACAAGTATATATAAGTGAAGAATAAGGGTTTAGCAGAACCTAAAACTTTATCTCACGACTcaatccagtaatctcttcgatagctggaaaattattttttaacggtTTGTTAAATCcgaaaacaacaataaatataaaaatgtaataaaaagaTCAAAATTAAGTTATTAGAGTAAAGTGAGGGCATTGAGTTTCTTACTCTCATTTTTGCATAGTTAAAATAAGAAGACTAATATTATGAGTGAGTAAAAATAAAGGAATCAATTGTTGTCAAagcattaaaaacaaaaaaaaaaaactttgccAAAGCCATTAAGAAAAAAAACTGttgtcaaaatatattttttgtacaaaggtcaacattttttttcattgaatTGTAGTAATATTGGGCTGAATAAAATAATCTACGGGCCAAACACGGCAGCATCGctgtgcgggtacggtaccggtatccggtactGGTACCAGTATGTGGTacgacatttttaaaaaaattaaggtacgggtacgctcgtataatatttttttaatatagtttttttttatatagttaaaataataaaattatatttttaaaacaaataattaaacataaaaaatagcaaactttaaaagtagttatattGTGGTTTACACGCTTAGGAAATTAGGAGTAGTAGTAAGACTATGCGgctctacttttaaaaataaataaaaagggaagGAGACTGaatgattctaattttaaactaaagtgaatctttattagaaaaataaacaaataaaaaaagaatgagattgaaaagtgttgcaaaaaaagaatgagaatagtttttgatgaaatatgtACCACGTGTGTATCATGAGAGTACCACGCGCGTACCCCGGAAGTACCACGCGTGTACCcgcatgaaaaaacaaaaaaaaaaaaaaactcggtaCTTTGAGGGTACGTACCAtgggagtaccatacgcgtaccggtacgTACCCAGTACCGGTACTCTGCCTAAAACGGAGTACCCGTGCAACATATCGCTGAGCTAGATGTTTTATCTCCCgaccccccgtgtttcttttatatccatgaattttcaattttacccttgaaaaaacttcggtttgtagaaaccgaagtttctttttgccttaaaaaaataaattcggtttctaaaaaccgaaatttactctgaatttgcactagaaaaaattctatttctgcgaaccgaatttttttacaaggacaaaattgaaatattgaggatataaaagaatcacggaagatcgggagagaaaacatcgcTGAACTATACACACTTTGCCAATGCTTGGTTTCAATTCCATCAACTTGCACAAACAGGTGTTCGTGGAAATTCACATTTTCATACACATGCAACatcttttctcaaaaaaaaaaaaaaaaatacacatgcaATATCTAATTAATCATgtgtataataaaaaatataattttaattgagtAGACTATCAACTCAATTAACGTTGAAAATTATGGTTAACTCATACGATTATGAACAAAAATGTGGTCACGATCAATTGAATAAATTATCTAATCAACTAAATTAATCACATTTTTTAACGTGATTAATCAGCTAGTGGTGATGAGTTTTGATAGTATAATAGAGGTTCTGAGTTCGATACTCAActccattgtaaacaaaaaaaaaatcagatgtCTTACAAGTATATATAactatttggacatttttttatCTCAATCTTATTATTAGAACAGACACATTTAAACACAAGAGATTGAATACTCGGCAATCAATAATTTCACGCATTCAAGTCATCTGTAACGGTCAGATCTTGATGTGgtttataaaaaacaaacttaatttgttAGTTTTAATTTAAGATACCGATTTTAAATTTGAACCGTTTGATCTTAATTTGATCTTAATCGAATGACTACTGATGTCTTGAATGTGTAATGCATCAACTGATGACTGCTAATAATCATGCaccaaacataaatcattttacTATTCAAACttaatcataatcatataaGAATGACAAAATCCCTTTTATCAAATGCTtatcaaaacaaacacataTATAGCAATAAATTTTAGGGTATCATAACCATCAAACCCCAATAAACAGAAAACAAACACAATTAAGTCTTATTATTAGCCATATCATAATTGGCTTCAAAGTAAactatagcttatagcttattaagCTGAAAGCTTCCTCTTAAGATAATTTAAGATAACTTCAAGCATAGGCTTTTGGATTAGCCACAAGATATGCATCAACTACCTTGAGAATAACCAATGCTTCCTCCCTGGCATCCTTCAAATCCTCTTCTTTGATCTCAAACCCTTTTTTGGGATAATACTTGCTAACATTCTTGATCTTGCAACCACCCTCTTTGCTAGGTTCAATCTTGATCTCATGTGAAACCAATTCCAGCATTTCCGGCTTAGCATCGCCCTCGATCACTGCATAATTATATATCAAATTCTCTTTGTCTATGGCATCAATTCTATGCTTCACATATTTGATGCTATCACCTGCATTGAAGGCAAATTAATTGcaatattttttagaaaagGGAAATTGAAGTTGATGAACATTGTTTGAGTTGAGAGTAGCCAAAAGTTTCGTAACAAGACACTTTGGTCATTCCTCTATTTGTGACAAATTCGTATATTTGTTTGTTGTGATAAACTTCtttaaagaaaattatgtaATATGTTTATTACTAAAGGtaattatacaaataaaaatgaaatatcaTGATGGACAATTTTTATCTATGTCATTTAAACCATGTTCTTCTTCTTATAGAATCTTACATGTATCAATTCTTATATTTGGTTTCAAAAAACGTttgtaataaataaaatcacttaaaaataataagtgGTTTTTAGTGAAAATGTTGCAAACTAACCTTCAACAATGGTGATCTTTTGAATGCTTCCGGGGCCACCATTGCCTTCAACAAGTTGAATACTCTTAATAGCCGGCATAAGCTTGGGGAAGAGGTTTGGTGCATCAAGGATCAAAGCCTTGAACATCCTCCCTTCCTCAACGGTGCTAGCGAACTCTGCAGACAATGTCACGGCCATGTTCCTTagttacaacaaaaaaaatgtatggtAAAAATAACTTGAAAATGCAGTAGTGTGAGTAATATGATGCTTGTTTTACTTGTTTTTATAGATGAAGAGCTTAACATAGAGGATTGATGTTGAGGTTGACAATAATCCTTCAACTAACTAATTGCCAAAAAATCATGTAAATGTATGCCTCATTATTATACAAATGTACCATCCTTACATTGGATGCCTTATTATTTTCCAATGAAAGTGTTTATGAAGAGACCTAACAATGCATTAATGCAACCTGTTGATGTTACCAAGTGATCATATAAATAGTATGCTATTGCTAGTCATTAGTTAGTATTAAAAACTTAAGCTTTCATTCTCTCTTTTGGAACTTTGTAGTTAAAAGTGGGATTATTGAGTCCTTTTTCATCCTTAAATATTTTTCCCTCGACAGTTTTTCTTTTCCAAGTTGTAGTGGCTGCCTCAAAATCACAATTAATGAGTTTCTACTTTCTAGTGCAGGAGAAAATATCCACACACCAAACATTAATCTACGCGATTAAGTATCTTAGAAGGAACATATACAAACTAATTAAGTGAAgtttcacttaaaaataatcatttgaAAAAACATAAGTTCAAATCTTAATTGAAACAGACCATACTTTATTTACTCTCCGGCCTAAACTCTAAATTACTAAAGGTCTTTCGCCTAGGAATTGTATGGTTAAGACAAAAGATAAAGGTTCTGTTTGGCAAAacctataagctagcttatagcttataagtttaTTTGGCTAAAAAATCCCTGTTTGATAACAATTTTTtgaaaagagcttatagcttattttactagcttaaaacttatttttcaaacgctattttaagtagcttatgagcttatagcttatcattttttcttcgaATTTTATCCCTGTCatcttactttaaaaaaaattaaatattaattaaacatatcttttttacgTTATTTcttacttataagctagttcgaCCGCTAATATTACAAAACACTACATATTCAATCAACTAGCTGCTATAAACTACCCGCAATAAGCTAGCTTGTCAACTATCCACTATTTTTTACCTAACAGAGCCATAATGTTTTATTAAGGGTCTTTCGGCCTAATATAATTTTAGTCGgtgagaacttatgaattaacctaaaaacttatttatttgtataggCGGTtttatatgtgctcaaacataaatcaatctAAATTccgattaaaaaataaatcaatctaAATTGACTCTAGTTCACACAAAGGGATACAAAAATTCttgaacagaaaaaaaaatttacaaaatcatagctaaaatacataataattatattttttctgtATTGGATACACATTACAcaattacaaacaaaattaCACAACCTAAAAGCAAATTCCTAAATAAACAAACAGGAATATTCTAgcaattataattaatttgggGCAACAATTACCGTTAGGGATTTGAGTGAGAATCAAGACATAGCGAGAGAGAAATCTGAGCCTGTTGACATTGACGGCGTTTAAGAGCGGTGCCGGCGCTGGAGCAGAGAGTACGCACCGCTTCAGATTGTTCAGGGCAAGCTAATGAAACAAGACAGATGGCGAGGGCGTTGTTGAGGTGACGACAGGCGGAGTTACGACCTGGACCGGAAGGGATACGACGGTGGCAGTCCAATAACGCTCGTTGTAGTGCTTCGcatttctcttcttctcttgaCATCACATCTCTATTCATAGAtcgctaaaaaataaaatacgttTGTTCCAATTTTTCAATACTGGTGTTTACTTGTACAAATAAGTAAATAACGAGTACGAGAAGGTGATAGAAAGTGAGTTCCTTATTTTTTGACTCGTGTTTTTAACAAGGTTGTCAGACCAGACCAGTCATCAAACTGACAAGCTCACCGATTCAAGATTCAATTGGTCGGatcgggttcaatcggggtcgaatcgtttttaattaaatatatattttaattaatatataaataaaaatatatgaataattgttcaatatttcataatttcacacattgaaaaaataaaatatcacaagtcaaaataaaataaaatctataattcaaatcaaatgaagaatagatgaaaaacaaaaatctttcatattcctacgacgtcgttgttttgtttcatatttttttttttaaaagaaaaaagttaaaacgaTGTTGTTTTgtcctatttttttaaaaaaataataaaaaatatgcaaACTCGCTTGAACCGCTCGGCCGGTTCATCGGTTCGTCCCGGTTCGACTCCGGTTCACGCGGTTTTTTTCTGGTCagtttcctatccgttttttgctcaaaaccggaccgttttcatgaccggttcacggtccgaccggccggtctgATCCGATTTTGATAACCTTGATTtttaatatgaatttaattttttatttgtaaaattaatttacgggATGCAATGATGcatctaataatatattcaaataTAATCTTCTTGAACTTAAgtcagttggtagggatattgCACTATATATGCAAAAGTCTTGGTTCGAActcgggacactccacttattcaccttaataGTAGATTTTCTAGCCACCGGGCTActtgacaacaaaaaaatactGACATATCATTAGACCAAGACtccgtttgaattagcttaattttaagcttatgcaaacagattatacaatataaattaagggAAAATAGTCATTTTGGTCTCTCAATATGTAACTCGCTATCTTTTTGGTCCCTCACTGAGGAAAAACTACTAAATAGTCTCTGAATTTGCATTTTGTTAGTCAGTTTAGTCCCTGATGTTAAGTTTGGTCGTCAACTCAACAAAAAAGCTGACGTGACATTTTTTGGGTACACATCAGCTTGCTAAGTTAGCACTAGGgactaaaataacattactttttttttctcttcatttatttatcttctttctCCTATTCTTCTTCATACATTCAATAACCTAACAACAACTCATTTCGCTTattcttctttcaaattttgttgttatgcatacttttttttcttcatttatttattttcttcctcTCATTCTTCTTTACTTTCTTCATACATTAAATAACCTAACAACAACTcattttgcttcttcttcttttaattttttttgttgcctttcaccaccagtttaatctggttcgggggttagttctgacatcaagtggttccagccccctcccgatcgcagttgtgatGGATCGAAccatggtcctccctaccaagttcagcaacaatcaccactgaatcaactcACGATTGGTTCcttgtttcaaattttgttgttatgCAAATTCTATGGGGGAAATTAGATACTACCcctgttggtgtaagccctagaggccaattatttataattgcataataaatgtattgaataatttacttatcaaataaaaggcttttctttattaattttatatatgttaaaatgataaagtccctagaatagtcagttcatttatggaacgttaagtatgacttaatcgtgagattccattgaatataagaacactattcttaaacatatccatagtcaagctttattgtgaaatgggataacgttaaagcataaagactattatgttggtagactgatgatcatatctcactgatcatggataatgagttatcaagtcttcacatagatataaatgttaagggtaactttatatcggattgacccaccatgagaatactacatagaatgttatgaaatgtcataagttttctcatagtgataaaaggtgtattccacccttcgacctgaaaccactatgtaccctagatgcaggagtgtaataccttgttgtcattcaaacgttatccgtaactggataattataaagttggttgatgggtatcccacgaatcatgctgagggacatgagtgacctagatggaatttgtccctcctacataacgggagatatgtctatgggcccaatattgaactagacaaggatgacatactatgccttgtgttcaatatagacatgaggacaaaagggtaattgtgcacaagatatttatcacggaaaggttagtcagatcacgtgacattcctgtgacttgggtaacagtgatgtgttgctagataccgctcactgtttataatattacgattaatattattgccaacgtcataagaacctacagggtcacacacataaggacagtcaagaagggaaaaaataagtaagacttattgtgggggtgcagttagtgaaaaacggttattgggcttgagaagcccaatttcgtgtaaactaaagacctcataagaaactctataaatagagccttatgaagttcagtagACACGTTTTAAAAACCCTAACTGAATTTAgagaaattctgaatttctctaaaccctaaaccgcacaaaattccctcagccttcatccaagaacagctagcactgtgagatcgaaggttcctgttcgtgtggactaagtggaggtgctgcaagtgcggtgcttgtgatcaagaaaGGCGACCACAAacttgttcttcaaaggtaatattctagacctgatcatgctcattcacaagaatccattgatgggaaattttaattttaaaattccgctgcgtttataaaagtgtttatgaaacgatttcccaacaACCCCCTccgtttttatttatttttttatttgtggttTTAGATTAATGTACACTATTCATATAATCCACTTTgaccataaatttttattaatatataaaaaccaAATGTTAGCAAATAAGATACTGTTCAATTTGTCTCGAAGAATattctcaa from Trifolium pratense cultivar HEN17-A07 linkage group LG5, ARS_RC_1.1, whole genome shotgun sequence encodes:
- the LOC123883746 gene encoding uncharacterized protein LOC123883746, whose translation is MNRDVMSREEEKCEALQRALLDCHRRIPSGPGRNSACRHLNNALAICLVSLACPEQSEAVRTLCSSAGTALKRRQCQQAQISLSLCLDSHSNP
- the LOC123883745 gene encoding major allergen Pru ar 1-like, coding for MFKALILDAPNLFPKLMPAIKSIQLVEGNGGPGSIQKITIVEGDSIKYVKHRIDAIDKENLIYNYAVIEGDAKPEMLELVSHEIKIEPSKEGGCKIKNVSKYYPKKGFEIKEEDLKDAREEALVILKVVDAYLVANPKAYA